A window of the Candidatus Binatia bacterium genome harbors these coding sequences:
- a CDS encoding ATP-grasp domain-containing protein, which produces MPVPFQRVAIVNRGEAAMRLIHAVRELNRELERRQAQPLRTIALYTEPEQRAMFVRKADESYCIGPAMFVDPKDGERKSAYLDYAMLERALLDTGAEAVWVGWGFVSEHADFADLCRRLDVVFIGPDGNVMRWLGDKIAAKHLAERVGVPVAPWSGGPVESHDEARLHAERIGFPLVIKATAGGGGRGIRRVESLADLDEAFERARSEALRSFGDATVFIERMVAGARHVEVQIVADNYGNVWAVGVRDCTIQRRNQKVLEEAPSPVLSAEEDRWVREAAVRLCQSAGYRNAGTVEFLFEPETRRFSFLEVNARLQVEHPVTEMTTGLDLVKLQLHVAAGGRLDGAVVDGEPTAAPLLTEIRSGEAILPNGHAIEVRLNAEDPDNQFRPAPGSVEVLRLPTGPGLRIDIGVNEGDVVPPEFDSMIAKIVAHGHNRDEALARLRRALADMVVVIRGGTTNKAFLVDLLDRAEVSGGGGDNTWLDRLAAAGAHLSRRHADVAILQAAIDAYDAELAIEQSQFYTAAARGRPRVKGDIGYTVDLRYRGRGYRFLVLRLGPRRYRVDTGGRRLDVGVDRLGRYERWLTIGEARHRVLSVPQGLDSQIEVDGVPHHVSRDDGGLVRAPSPAVVLNIPVKVGDEVETGARLVVLEAMKMEMPVTAPFAGRVRQILVKNNVQVDTGAPLVVLEPAGAERDAGAGEVLDFAALGRAVGMESAQVRCRRNLEGLVQLMLGFDVDTADARMLFATREALCRELPPDDEDLWRGENELLAAFADLCSLFRRQPASDDPEGPEAARTEEYLFSYLRSPDTRGGGLPESFLAKLRRALTHYGVDGFERTPRLDESLVRIFKAQQRIDQQSAVILNILERRLHHVETLIARTDPEFRALLDRLVAVTHGRAQTVSDAAREVRYRYFDEPLFAASRRRVYRDMEDHLAYLARRPRAHDRSDRINALVNCAQPLLSVLWRLYRGADVNLRELILEVMTRRYYRIRDIGTVICREFDHHPFAAAEYDWEGRHIHVVATYADYPHLAETAAGLTEIVRDIPPESDVVVDFYVWSTAALPEPDDTARQVQTILAAVAWPRRLRRVVVVITGPGEGEADGPVQHFTFRPSADGYAEELLHRGLHPMMAKRMHMWRLANFDTQRLPASPEVYLFHAVAHSNPKDERLIAIAEVRDLTPVRDDSGRVVNLPYLERMLMEALSSIRRVQAERTSHNRFVWNRILLYVWPPLDLHADELNEVMHKLAPATEGLGIEQVVVRARMPQPETGELRDTVLRMSNPTGSGLLLTSGPPPDRPLEPLSEYDLKVLRMRQRGLVYPYEIVRMLTPTRDAAQAEFPPGDFVEYDLDAGNRLVPVERPAGNNAANIVVGVVRNYTRKYKEGMARVILLGDPSRAMGALAEPECLRISRALDLAAEMKVPVEWFALSAGAKISMESGTENMDWISHVLRKLIEFTQAGGEVNVVVNGINVGAQPYWNAEATMLMHTRGILVMTPLGAMVLTGKQALDYSGSVSAEDNQGIGGYERIMGPNGQAQYWARDIAEAIRVLFQHYDLSYLLPGEAFPRRAATTDPIDRDVRSYPHGTDGGEGFALVGDVFSNERNPGRKRPFEIRRVMAAAIDQDHRPLERWHDMRDAEIGVVWDAHLGGYPVCMIGIESHSIPRLGFLPADGPDHWTAGTLFPKSSKKIARAINATSGNRPLVVLANLSGFDGSPESMREVQLEYGAEIGRAIVNFRGPIVFCVVSRYHGGAYVVFSGKLNANIEAAAVEGSYASVIGGAPAAAVVFAGEVAARVRKDPRVQALEKEVGAAEGVDKVRLRGQLDEVMRSVHSEKLGEVADEFDKIHSVQRALKTGALHHIIPAARLRPYLIEALERGMQRYLAAGREPVRQPWGDV; this is translated from the coding sequence ATGCCTGTTCCCTTCCAACGTGTGGCGATCGTGAACCGCGGCGAAGCCGCCATGCGCCTGATCCATGCGGTGCGCGAACTTAACCGGGAGCTGGAACGGCGGCAGGCGCAGCCGTTACGCACGATCGCGCTGTACACCGAGCCGGAGCAGCGGGCGATGTTCGTGCGCAAAGCGGACGAAAGCTACTGCATCGGTCCGGCCATGTTCGTCGACCCGAAGGACGGCGAGCGCAAGAGTGCGTACCTCGACTACGCGATGCTGGAGCGGGCACTGCTCGACACCGGCGCGGAGGCGGTCTGGGTGGGCTGGGGCTTCGTCTCCGAGCACGCCGACTTCGCCGACCTCTGCCGCCGACTCGACGTCGTCTTCATCGGGCCCGACGGCAACGTCATGCGGTGGTTGGGCGACAAGATCGCCGCCAAGCACCTCGCCGAGCGCGTCGGCGTTCCGGTTGCGCCGTGGAGCGGCGGTCCCGTCGAGTCGCACGACGAGGCTCGCCTGCACGCCGAACGCATCGGCTTTCCATTGGTGATCAAGGCGACCGCCGGCGGCGGCGGGAGGGGCATCCGGCGGGTGGAGTCGCTGGCCGATCTCGACGAGGCCTTCGAACGCGCGCGGTCGGAGGCACTGCGTTCGTTCGGGGACGCGACGGTCTTCATCGAGCGTATGGTGGCCGGCGCGCGGCACGTCGAGGTGCAGATCGTGGCCGACAACTACGGCAACGTCTGGGCGGTTGGCGTGCGCGACTGCACGATTCAGCGCCGTAATCAGAAGGTGCTCGAAGAGGCGCCGTCGCCGGTGTTGTCGGCCGAAGAGGACCGCTGGGTGCGCGAGGCGGCGGTGCGATTGTGCCAGTCCGCCGGTTACCGCAACGCGGGCACCGTCGAGTTCCTCTTCGAGCCGGAAACGCGCCGTTTCTCGTTTCTGGAAGTCAACGCCCGTTTGCAGGTCGAGCATCCGGTCACCGAGATGACGACGGGGCTCGACCTCGTCAAGCTGCAGCTCCACGTCGCCGCGGGCGGGCGTCTCGACGGCGCCGTCGTCGACGGCGAGCCCACGGCGGCGCCACTGCTCACGGAGATACGGTCGGGGGAAGCGATCCTCCCCAACGGGCACGCCATCGAGGTTCGCCTCAACGCGGAGGACCCGGACAACCAGTTTCGTCCGGCGCCCGGGAGTGTCGAGGTGTTGCGCTTACCGACCGGGCCCGGGCTGCGGATTGACATCGGCGTCAACGAAGGCGACGTGGTTCCCCCCGAGTTCGACTCGATGATCGCCAAGATCGTCGCGCACGGCCATAACCGCGACGAGGCCCTGGCGCGCCTGCGCCGGGCGCTTGCGGACATGGTCGTCGTCATCCGTGGCGGCACCACGAACAAGGCCTTTCTGGTCGACCTTCTGGACCGCGCCGAGGTCAGCGGCGGGGGCGGCGACAACACGTGGCTCGATCGGCTTGCTGCCGCCGGTGCGCACCTGTCGCGCCGGCATGCCGACGTCGCCATACTGCAAGCCGCGATCGACGCCTACGACGCCGAGCTCGCCATCGAGCAGTCGCAGTTCTACACGGCGGCGGCCCGCGGCCGGCCGCGCGTCAAGGGAGACATCGGTTACACCGTGGATCTGCGCTATCGCGGTCGGGGTTACCGGTTTCTCGTGTTGCGCCTCGGGCCGAGGCGATACCGTGTCGATACCGGCGGACGCCGCCTCGACGTCGGCGTCGATCGCCTGGGCCGTTACGAACGCTGGCTGACCATCGGTGAGGCCCGTCATCGCGTGCTGTCGGTCCCGCAGGGGCTCGACAGTCAGATCGAAGTCGACGGCGTGCCGCACCACGTGTCGCGCGACGACGGGGGGTTGGTGCGCGCCCCGTCGCCGGCCGTGGTTCTCAATATTCCGGTCAAGGTCGGAGACGAGGTCGAGACCGGGGCGCGGCTCGTCGTCCTCGAGGCAATGAAGATGGAGATGCCGGTGACCGCCCCGTTCGCCGGCCGTGTCCGGCAGATCCTCGTCAAGAACAACGTCCAGGTGGACACCGGCGCCCCGCTGGTGGTGCTGGAGCCGGCCGGTGCGGAGCGGGACGCCGGTGCGGGCGAGGTGCTGGACTTCGCGGCGCTCGGCAGAGCGGTGGGCATGGAGAGCGCGCAGGTGCGCTGCCGCCGGAACCTCGAAGGTCTCGTGCAGTTGATGTTGGGATTCGATGTCGACACCGCCGATGCGCGGATGTTGTTCGCGACGCGGGAAGCGTTGTGCCGCGAGCTGCCGCCCGACGACGAAGACCTGTGGCGGGGAGAGAACGAGTTGCTGGCCGCCTTTGCCGATCTCTGCTCTCTGTTCCGGCGACAGCCAGCTTCGGACGATCCCGAGGGGCCGGAGGCGGCGCGCACCGAGGAGTATCTGTTCTCGTATCTGCGCAGCCCGGACACCCGTGGGGGGGGCCTCCCCGAGAGCTTTCTGGCCAAGCTGCGCCGTGCCCTCACGCATTACGGGGTCGACGGTTTCGAGCGCACGCCGCGGCTCGACGAGAGTCTCGTGCGGATCTTCAAGGCGCAGCAGCGCATCGATCAGCAGAGTGCCGTGATTCTGAACATTCTGGAACGGCGCCTGCATCACGTCGAGACGCTGATTGCGCGCACCGACCCGGAGTTCAGGGCGCTGCTCGATCGCCTGGTCGCGGTCACTCACGGCCGGGCGCAGACGGTCAGCGACGCGGCCCGCGAAGTTCGTTACCGCTACTTCGACGAGCCGCTGTTCGCCGCGTCGCGCCGCCGCGTGTATCGCGACATGGAGGATCATCTCGCCTATCTCGCCCGGCGACCGAGGGCGCACGATCGGAGCGACCGGATCAACGCGTTGGTCAACTGCGCACAGCCGCTGCTCAGCGTGCTGTGGCGGTTGTACCGCGGCGCCGACGTGAACTTGCGCGAGCTGATTCTCGAAGTAATGACGCGGCGTTATTACCGCATCCGCGACATCGGTACGGTCATCTGCCGCGAATTCGACCATCACCCGTTCGCCGCGGCCGAGTACGACTGGGAGGGCAGGCACATCCACGTCGTCGCCACTTACGCGGACTACCCACACCTTGCCGAAACCGCGGCCGGTCTGACCGAAATCGTGCGCGACATTCCTCCCGAGAGCGATGTCGTGGTCGATTTTTACGTCTGGTCGACCGCGGCCCTTCCGGAGCCCGACGACACCGCGCGGCAGGTCCAGACCATCCTCGCGGCGGTGGCATGGCCACGGCGGCTCCGCCGCGTCGTCGTCGTCATCACCGGTCCCGGAGAGGGCGAGGCCGACGGCCCCGTGCAGCATTTCACCTTTCGTCCGAGCGCGGACGGCTATGCCGAGGAGCTGCTGCACCGCGGCCTGCATCCGATGATGGCGAAGCGCATGCACATGTGGCGGCTCGCCAACTTCGACACCCAGCGCCTGCCGGCGTCGCCGGAGGTGTATCTGTTCCACGCCGTCGCGCACAGCAACCCGAAGGACGAGCGCCTGATCGCCATTGCCGAGGTGCGGGACCTCACGCCGGTTCGCGACGACAGCGGGCGGGTCGTCAACCTCCCTTATCTCGAACGCATGCTCATGGAGGCGCTGAGTAGCATCCGCCGCGTGCAGGCGGAGCGCACGTCGCACAATCGGTTTGTCTGGAACCGCATCCTGCTTTATGTCTGGCCGCCCCTCGATCTCCATGCGGATGAGCTGAACGAAGTTATGCACAAGCTCGCACCGGCCACCGAGGGTCTGGGCATCGAGCAAGTCGTGGTCCGTGCCCGCATGCCGCAACCCGAAACCGGCGAGCTGCGCGACACGGTGCTGCGCATGTCGAATCCGACCGGCTCCGGTCTGCTGCTGACTTCGGGGCCGCCGCCCGACCGTCCGTTGGAGCCGCTGAGCGAATACGATCTGAAGGTCCTGCGTATGCGTCAGCGGGGCCTCGTTTACCCTTACGAGATCGTGCGCATGCTGACGCCGACGCGCGACGCGGCGCAGGCGGAGTTTCCGCCGGGGGATTTCGTCGAGTACGACCTCGACGCCGGCAACCGGCTGGTGCCGGTCGAGCGTCCGGCCGGCAACAACGCCGCCAATATCGTTGTCGGCGTCGTGCGCAACTACACCCGGAAGTACAAGGAGGGCATGGCGCGCGTGATTCTGCTCGGCGACCCCAGCCGCGCCATGGGGGCACTGGCCGAGCCGGAATGCCTGCGGATAAGTCGCGCGCTCGATCTTGCCGCCGAGATGAAAGTGCCGGTCGAGTGGTTCGCCCTGTCGGCCGGGGCCAAGATCTCGATGGAGAGCGGGACGGAGAACATGGACTGGATCTCGCACGTTCTCCGCAAGCTGATCGAGTTCACCCAGGCCGGCGGCGAGGTCAACGTCGTCGTCAACGGTATCAACGTTGGCGCGCAGCCGTACTGGAACGCCGAGGCGACGATGCTGATGCACACGCGCGGCATCCTGGTGATGACGCCCCTCGGCGCCATGGTGCTCACCGGCAAGCAGGCGCTCGACTATTCGGGCAGCGTGTCGGCGGAGGACAACCAGGGCATCGGCGGGTACGAGCGCATAATGGGGCCGAACGGGCAGGCGCAGTACTGGGCACGTGACATCGCCGAAGCGATTCGCGTTCTCTTTCAGCATTACGATCTTTCGTACCTGCTGCCGGGCGAGGCGTTTCCGCGCCGGGCGGCCACCACCGATCCGATCGACCGCGACGTGCGCAGCTATCCGCACGGCACCGACGGCGGCGAGGGTTTTGCGCTCGTCGGCGATGTCTTTTCGAACGAGCGCAATCCCGGTCGGAAGCGGCCGTTCGAGATCCGCCGGGTGATGGCGGCGGCGATCGACCAGGATCACCGGCCGCTGGAACGCTGGCACGACATGCGCGACGCGGAGATCGGCGTGGTTTGGGACGCGCACCTGGGCGGCTACCCGGTGTGCATGATCGGCATCGAGTCGCACTCGATTCCGCGTTTGGGTTTTCTGCCGGCCGACGGACCGGACCACTGGACGGCGGGGACTCTGTTTCCGAAGTCCTCGAAGAAGATTGCGCGGGCGATCAACGCAACCAGCGGGAACCGCCCGCTGGTGGTGCTGGCAAACCTGTCCGGGTTCGACGGTTCGCCGGAGTCGATGCGGGAAGTGCAGCTCGAGTACGGAGCCGAGATCGGCCGGGCGATCGTCAACTTCCGGGGTCCGATCGTGTTCTGTGTGGTTTCGCGTTACCACGGTGGCGCGTACGTGGTGTTCTCGGGCAAGTTGAACGCGAATATCGAGGCGGCTGCGGTCGAGGGGTCGTACGCGTCGGTGATCGGCGGCGCGCCGGCGGCGGCGGTCGTCTTTGCCGGCGAGGTGGCGGCGCGGGTGCGCAAGGATCCGCGGGTGCAGGCGCTCGAGAAGGAGGTCGGGGCGGCCGAGGGTGTGGACAAGGTGCGGCTGCGCGGGCAGCTCGACGAGGTGATGCGGAGTGTTCACTCGGAGAAGCTCGGCGAGGTGGCCGACGAGTTCGACAAGATTCACAGCGTTCAGAGGGCGTTGAAGACGGGAGCGCTGCATCACATCATTCCGGCGGCCCGCCTGCGCCCGTATCTGATCGAGGCCCTCGAGCGCGGCATGCAGCGCTATCTCGCGGCAGGGCGGGAGCCGGTGCGGCAGCCGTGGGGTGACGTTTGA
- a CDS encoding uroporphyrinogen-III decarboxylase-like protein gives MTHTPDFANLRRTILRQGPPGPVPLFEIFADTGMVEAVLGERFPIDLRRFIEEPSPTISAEELPAVLTALDMYVRFCRDLGYDYVFTTTGFNLRRSLTAAADTTGARNWADGQRYWQDEAGGPIQSWRDFETYPWPTPESLSHPGLDYVSAVVPEGMKVAAFVYGGVFEVSTWLMGLQSFSFALADEPDLVAAIAQRVGELATATARQVTAIDNVEMLVFTDDLGFFSGPLVSPAVVRRYMLPHYKAIAEAVHAAGKLFVFHSCGNMYGLMDDLIDTVGIDAKHSFEDKILPVDEAYARWGDRTAILGGVDMDLLGRGTVEQVRARTRQILDRCAASGTGYCLGTGNTAANYVPKENYLAMLDEGRRWNREHFGTE, from the coding sequence ATGACGCACACGCCCGACTTTGCGAACTTGCGGCGCACGATTCTGCGGCAGGGTCCGCCGGGACCCGTACCGTTATTCGAGATCTTCGCCGACACGGGCATGGTCGAAGCGGTGCTCGGCGAGCGTTTCCCCATCGACCTGCGTCGCTTCATAGAGGAGCCGTCGCCGACGATCTCGGCCGAAGAGCTGCCGGCGGTGCTGACGGCGCTCGACATGTACGTGCGCTTCTGTCGCGACCTGGGCTACGACTACGTGTTCACAACGACCGGATTCAACCTGCGCCGCAGCCTTACCGCCGCGGCCGACACCACCGGTGCCCGGAACTGGGCGGACGGCCAGCGCTACTGGCAGGACGAGGCGGGCGGACCGATCCAGAGTTGGCGGGACTTCGAAACCTATCCGTGGCCAACCCCCGAGAGCCTGAGTCACCCGGGACTCGATTACGTCAGCGCCGTCGTACCGGAGGGGATGAAGGTGGCCGCCTTCGTATACGGCGGCGTCTTCGAGGTTTCGACGTGGCTGATGGGCCTGCAATCGTTCTCGTTTGCGCTCGCCGATGAGCCCGACCTGGTCGCGGCGATCGCGCAGCGAGTCGGGGAACTCGCGACCGCCACGGCCAGACAGGTCACGGCGATCGACAACGTCGAAATGCTGGTATTCACGGACGACCTCGGTTTCTTCAGCGGCCCGCTGGTGTCGCCGGCGGTCGTTCGCCGCTACATGTTGCCGCACTACAAAGCGATTGCCGAGGCCGTGCACGCGGCCGGTAAGCTGTTCGTCTTCCACTCGTGCGGCAACATGTACGGGCTGATGGACGACCTGATCGACACGGTGGGCATCGACGCCAAGCACTCGTTCGAAGACAAGATTCTGCCCGTGGACGAAGCGTACGCGCGATGGGGAGACCGCACCGCCATTCTCGGCGGGGTGGACATGGATCTCCTCGGGCGCGGCACGGTCGAGCAGGTACGCGCCCGCACGCGACAGATTCTCGACCGCTGCGCGGCCAGCGGGACGGGATACTGCCTCGGCACCGGCAACACCGCCGCCAATTACGTTCCGAAGGAGAACTACCTCGCCATGCTCGACGAGGGCCGCCGCTGGAACCGGGAGCACTTCGGCACGGAGTAG
- a CDS encoding DMT family transporter, protein MTTVMFEPREAQLRRHDRLVASLTIFAASLLWGTLWIPLRELRAAGSSAEWLTAAGFMLPLLVLLPVAARRRAHIRGAGPTLPAAGFGLALAIALYAEGVVRGNVARVVLLFYLMPVWTALLARVYRLQPITGRRLAAIGLGLAGLAVIYGPGAAAPGHNASADLMGLIAGVAWAATLVLFLPTAGQAPLDHVFAQFVFLAPVYVLVSALPGAELAVPAPGDAGPAALLWLLAFSLLWMLPVVWLTIAGASRVEPGHAAVLFMLEIAVALASAAALAGEPFGSREAIGAALIAGAGMLEVLADPARQPGRAADRIGPRG, encoded by the coding sequence ATGACAACAGTCATGTTCGAGCCGCGCGAAGCGCAATTGCGCCGACATGACCGTCTGGTCGCGAGTTTGACGATCTTCGCCGCCTCGCTGCTCTGGGGCACGCTGTGGATCCCGTTACGCGAGCTGCGCGCCGCCGGATCTTCCGCCGAATGGCTGACCGCCGCCGGCTTCATGCTGCCGTTGCTGGTCCTGCTCCCGGTCGCGGCCAGACGCCGGGCGCACATCCGCGGCGCCGGGCCGACACTCCCCGCGGCGGGCTTCGGACTCGCCCTGGCGATCGCCCTCTATGCCGAGGGAGTCGTGCGCGGCAACGTCGCGCGCGTAGTCCTCCTCTTCTATCTCATGCCGGTATGGACGGCGCTGTTGGCGCGCGTATACCGGCTGCAGCCGATCACCGGCCGGCGGCTCGCCGCGATCGGTCTGGGACTTGCCGGCCTCGCGGTGATTTACGGTCCCGGCGCGGCCGCGCCCGGCCACAACGCCTCGGCCGATTTGATGGGTCTGATTGCCGGTGTAGCCTGGGCGGCGACCCTGGTCCTGTTCCTGCCGACCGCCGGCCAGGCCCCTCTCGATCATGTGTTTGCGCAGTTCGTCTTTCTCGCTCCGGTTTACGTCCTCGTGAGCGCGTTGCCGGGCGCGGAACTGGCGGTTCCGGCCCCGGGCGATGCGGGACCGGCCGCACTCCTGTGGTTGCTCGCCTTCTCGCTGCTCTGGATGCTCCCGGTGGTGTGGCTGACGATCGCCGGGGCAAGCCGCGTCGAACCCGGGCACGCGGCCGTGCTGTTCATGCTGGAGATTGCCGTCGCCCTGGCGTCGGCGGCGGCGCTTGCCGGGGAACCCTTCGGCTCTCGCGAAGCTATCGGGGCGGCGCTGATTGCCGGCGCCGGAATGCTCGAGGTACTGGCTGACCCGGCCCGGCAGCCGGGTCGGGCCGCCGACCGGATCGGTCCGCGAGGCTGA
- a CDS encoding methyltransferase domain-containing protein, with amino-acid sequence MKQLAGIHLAEVNAVYSGAEGDLWELIMGQQIHIGGFKSSMDLAERAGIGPGQRGVDLCCCTGAGMRFLVRVRNVDAMTGVDATQKVVDRGRERCKSEGVGDRIAFHLADVCASGLPAGKADFVWGEDAWCYVEDKPQLVAEAARLVRSGGVVAFTDWVEGPAGLTSAEADRYMRFMKFPTLASIGDYRALLEKNGCTVIEAADTGRFGPYVDLYLQMVDMQLTYDALRILGFDMNALGAVAGEMQFLQQLAQAGKIAQGRFIARRS; translated from the coding sequence GTGAAGCAGCTTGCAGGCATTCATCTGGCTGAGGTCAACGCGGTGTACAGCGGGGCCGAGGGCGATCTCTGGGAACTCATCATGGGGCAACAGATCCACATCGGCGGTTTCAAGTCGTCGATGGATCTGGCGGAAAGAGCGGGCATCGGTCCGGGCCAGCGCGGCGTCGACCTGTGCTGCTGCACCGGCGCGGGCATGCGCTTTCTGGTGCGTGTCCGCAACGTGGATGCAATGACGGGCGTCGACGCAACGCAGAAGGTGGTTGACCGCGGCCGGGAGCGCTGCAAGAGCGAGGGCGTGGGCGATCGCATCGCGTTCCATCTCGCCGACGTCTGCGCCAGTGGCTTGCCGGCGGGAAAGGCCGACTTCGTCTGGGGCGAGGACGCCTGGTGCTACGTCGAGGATAAACCGCAACTCGTCGCCGAGGCGGCGCGGCTGGTGCGTTCCGGCGGCGTGGTGGCGTTTACCGACTGGGTCGAAGGCCCGGCCGGACTCACGAGCGCCGAGGCCGACCGTTATATGCGATTCATGAAGTTCCCGACCCTCGCGAGTATCGGGGACTACCGTGCCTTGCTCGAAAAGAATGGCTGCACCGTGATCGAGGCGGCCGACACGGGGCGGTTCGGACCGTACGTCGATCTCTACTTACAGATGGTCGACATGCAGCTTACCTACGATGCCCTGCGCATTCTCGGCTTCGACATGAACGCTCTGGGCGCGGTTGCCGGCGAGATGCAGTTCCTGCAGCAACTTGCGCAAGCGGGCAAGATCGCACAGGGACGTTTCATCGCGCGACGGTCCTGA
- a CDS encoding nitronate monooxygenase family protein produces the protein MKTRITELFGIEHPIIQGGMHFVGFAELAAAVSNAGGLGIITGLTLGTPEKLAREIARCREMTDKPFGVNLTFLPSLTPPDYPGLVQTIIDGGVKIVETAGRNPEQVLPPLKAAGVRVIHKCTSVRHSLKAQSIGCDAVSVDGFECGGHPGEDDVPNFILLPRAAEELKIPFVASGGMADGRSLVAALALGAEGMNMGTRFIATKEAPVHQRVKEALVAASELDTRLIMRSLRNTERVLRNAAVDRLLEKEKALGANLQFSDIIEEVAGVYPRIMREGDMEAGAWSCGMVAGLIHDVPTVKELIDRTMAEAESIIRRRLAGFASA, from the coding sequence ATGAAGACCAGGATCACCGAGCTTTTCGGAATCGAGCACCCGATCATCCAGGGCGGGATGCATTTCGTCGGCTTTGCGGAGTTGGCTGCCGCGGTTTCCAATGCCGGCGGCCTGGGGATCATCACCGGCCTGACGCTGGGGACGCCGGAGAAGCTGGCCAGGGAGATCGCTCGCTGTCGCGAGATGACGGACAAGCCGTTCGGCGTGAACCTGACCTTTCTGCCGTCTTTGACGCCGCCGGATTATCCGGGACTCGTGCAGACCATCATCGACGGCGGGGTGAAGATCGTCGAGACCGCCGGCCGCAACCCGGAGCAGGTCTTGCCGCCGCTCAAGGCAGCCGGGGTCCGCGTGATTCACAAGTGCACTTCGGTCCGCCATTCGTTAAAGGCGCAGTCGATCGGCTGTGACGCCGTCAGCGTCGACGGCTTCGAGTGCGGCGGGCATCCCGGCGAAGACGACGTACCGAATTTCATCCTGCTGCCGCGCGCCGCCGAGGAGCTCAAGATTCCGTTCGTGGCTTCCGGGGGAATGGCGGACGGGCGCTCGCTGGTGGCGGCTTTGGCACTCGGTGCGGAGGGCATGAACATGGGGACGCGGTTCATCGCCACGAAGGAGGCGCCGGTTCACCAGCGGGTGAAGGAGGCGCTGGTCGCCGCCAGCGAACTCGATACTCGCCTCATCATGCGTTCGCTGCGCAATACCGAGCGGGTCTTGCGCAACGCGGCCGTCGACCGGCTGTTGGAAAAGGAAAAGGCGCTGGGGGCGAACTTGCAGTTCTCGGACATCATCGAGGAAGTCGCCGGGGTTTACCCGAGGATCATGCGCGAAGGCGACATGGAGGCCGGCGCCTGGAGTTGCGGGATGGTGGCCGGCTTGATTCACGATGTCCCGACCGTCAAGGAGCTGATCGATCGCACCATGGCCGAGGCCGAATCGATCATCCGCCGGCGCCTGGCGGGTTTCGCCAGCGCGTGA